One Glutamicibacter halophytocola DNA segment encodes these proteins:
- a CDS encoding alpha/beta fold hydrolase has protein sequence MPSCYAEAPTSFVSANGVRFAYRELGPRGGIPVVFFVHLAANLDNWDPRIIEAIAQHRHVIAFDQRGIGASSGRVAGTIEAAADDAYEFIRALGYGQIDAFAFSMGGFIVQDLIVKHPKLVRKLVLTGTGPRGGRNIDRVAAVTWLDILRSAMARADPKEFLFFERNQAGKRAAKDFIQRINERTSHRDAKVGLKALRTQLKAIERYGRSAPSDLSVFTGTALIANGDRDRMVPSILSVDLHQRIKGSELVIYPDSGHGGVFQYWEKFAPRAVEFLAG, from the coding sequence GTGCCTAGCTGCTACGCCGAAGCCCCAACCAGCTTTGTTTCGGCCAATGGCGTGCGCTTCGCCTACCGCGAGCTCGGGCCCCGGGGCGGGATTCCGGTGGTGTTCTTTGTCCATCTGGCCGCCAATCTGGACAATTGGGATCCGCGAATCATTGAGGCCATCGCCCAGCACCGCCATGTGATTGCCTTCGACCAGCGTGGCATCGGGGCCTCTTCGGGCCGCGTCGCCGGGACCATCGAGGCCGCGGCCGATGATGCCTATGAGTTCATCCGGGCACTGGGATACGGGCAGATTGACGCTTTCGCCTTTTCCATGGGCGGGTTCATCGTCCAGGATCTGATCGTCAAGCACCCGAAACTGGTGCGCAAGCTGGTGCTCACGGGCACAGGGCCTCGCGGCGGCCGCAATATCGACAGGGTTGCGGCAGTGACCTGGCTGGATATTCTCCGCTCAGCCATGGCCCGCGCGGACCCGAAGGAATTCCTGTTTTTTGAGCGCAACCAGGCCGGAAAGCGGGCGGCAAAGGACTTCATCCAGCGCATTAATGAGCGCACCTCACATCGCGATGCCAAGGTCGGACTCAAAGCCCTTCGCACGCAGCTGAAGGCCATCGAGCGCTATGGCCGCTCCGCCCCCTCGGATCTTTCGGTGTTCACCGGAACCGCGCTGATCGCCAATGGGGACCGGGACCGGATGGTCCCCTCGATCCTCTCGGTGGATCTGCACCAGCGGATCAAGGGCTCCGAGCTGGTCATCTACCCGGATTCGGGGCATGGCGGAGTTTTCCAGTACTGGGAAAAGTTCGCCCCTCGGGCCGTGGAATTCCTCGCGGGCTGA
- a CDS encoding TetR/AcrR family transcriptional regulator encodes MPVVPQPAGRRERNKLEKLERITEAASELFARYGVDEVTTQQIAEAADIGTGTLFLYAKTKGELLLLVQNIHYAQALERGVQAAAATTKTLDGLMALLEPIVECNRVHTENGRTYLREMVFGDPSEPRHGEALEIVAQTQQAMTGLLCEREKLDERAAATLAQVVSSIMFLSMAASANAPAAVGEILQGIRAQVEAILPG; translated from the coding sequence ATGCCTGTGGTGCCCCAACCCGCCGGGCGGCGCGAGCGCAACAAGCTAGAAAAGCTCGAGCGCATTACCGAAGCCGCCAGCGAGCTTTTTGCCCGGTACGGTGTCGATGAGGTCACCACGCAGCAAATAGCCGAAGCCGCCGATATCGGAACCGGCACGCTGTTCCTCTATGCCAAGACCAAGGGCGAACTGCTGCTGCTGGTGCAGAACATCCACTACGCGCAAGCATTGGAGCGCGGAGTGCAGGCCGCGGCCGCCACCACGAAGACCCTGGACGGGCTGATGGCGCTGCTGGAGCCGATCGTGGAGTGCAATCGGGTCCACACCGAGAATGGCCGCACCTACCTGCGGGAAATGGTGTTCGGCGACCCCAGCGAGCCGCGCCATGGAGAAGCGCTGGAGATTGTTGCGCAAACACAGCAGGCCATGACCGGCCTGCTGTGCGAACGCGAAAAGCTGGATGAGCGCGCGGCGGCCACCTTGGCCCAGGTCGTCTCGTCGATCATGTTCCTTTCCATGGCCGCATCCGCTAATGCTCCAGCTGCGGTTGGGGAGATTCTGCAGGGCATCCGGGCGCAGGTCGAAGCGATCCTGCCCGGCTAA
- a CDS encoding S8 family serine peptidase → MFSTHSPGTAATEVPDRFVLIFDAPDAATAGIAAQAREQEVPQLLREQGYSISEYYPALGIAVVTSKADQLEDFRQRCAGHHLPPAVVPELVYRILPEAGAKDSYADTEQFTWGLQAVGADLSSFTGQGINVAVLDTGFDAAHPDFAGRTITAKSFVEGEDASDGHGHGTHCIGSACGPRTPEQGPGYGVASQANIFAGKVLGTDGSGSDSTILAGINWALENKCEIISMSLGADVKTVHPPYVTAGRRSLELGSLIIAAAGNNAQRSAGNPGFVGAPANSPYIMAVAALDSKLAVADFSAQALATEGGEVDIAGPGVDVYSSWPGAQRYNTISGTSMATPHVAGVAALLAESTGLRAQELWDKLVADSRDVQLPAADAGAGLAQAPAGAEG, encoded by the coding sequence ATGTTCAGCACCCACTCACCCGGCACGGCAGCCACCGAAGTTCCCGACCGTTTTGTGCTCATCTTCGATGCCCCCGATGCCGCCACTGCCGGCATCGCCGCCCAGGCGCGCGAGCAGGAAGTTCCGCAGCTGTTGCGCGAACAGGGCTATTCGATCAGCGAGTACTACCCGGCCCTGGGCATCGCGGTAGTCACCAGCAAGGCCGATCAACTCGAGGACTTCCGCCAGCGCTGTGCCGGGCACCATTTGCCACCGGCGGTCGTGCCGGAACTGGTCTACCGGATCCTGCCCGAAGCCGGCGCCAAGGATTCCTACGCGGACACCGAGCAGTTCACCTGGGGTCTGCAGGCGGTGGGCGCGGATTTGAGCTCCTTCACCGGCCAGGGCATCAATGTGGCGGTGCTGGACACCGGCTTTGATGCCGCCCACCCCGACTTCGCCGGGCGGACCATCACTGCCAAGTCCTTTGTCGAGGGCGAAGATGCCAGCGACGGCCACGGCCATGGAACGCACTGCATCGGCAGTGCCTGCGGACCGCGCACCCCGGAACAAGGACCGGGCTACGGGGTCGCCAGCCAAGCCAATATCTTCGCCGGCAAGGTCCTGGGCACCGATGGCTCGGGATCCGACTCGACGATCCTGGCCGGCATCAACTGGGCGCTGGAAAACAAGTGCGAGATCATCTCGATGTCCCTGGGCGCGGACGTGAAAACCGTACACCCGCCCTATGTCACCGCCGGGCGGCGCAGCCTGGAACTGGGGTCGCTGATCATTGCTGCGGCCGGCAATAATGCGCAGCGTTCGGCCGGGAACCCCGGCTTCGTGGGTGCCCCGGCCAACAGCCCGTACATCATGGCTGTGGCGGCGCTGGATTCGAAGCTGGCCGTGGCCGACTTCTCGGCGCAGGCGCTGGCCACCGAGGGCGGCGAGGTGGATATCGCCGGCCCCGGAGTTGATGTCTACTCCTCGTGGCCCGGCGCCCAGCGCTACAACACCATCAGCGGCACGTCCATGGCCACCCCGCATGTGGCCGGCGTAGCCGCCCTGCTGGCAGAATCCACCGGGCTGCGCGCCCAGGAGCTGTGGGACAAGCTGGTGGCCGATTCCCGCGACGTGCAGCTGCCCGCCGCGGACGCAGGAGCCGGGCTGGCCCAAGCCCCGGCCGGCGCGGAAGGCTAG
- a CDS encoding sarcosine oxidase subunit gamma, protein MASNTLIEARRSPAAHLQQLMAEASVAGGLNLGEVAFTTQVSVRCAPGSAGYGALAEATGVGLPEKAGQVAGEAGGVGVLWLGPDEFLVTAPEDAALASRLEAALGQEPGQVVDLSANRSVLELCGANAPLVLRKSCPADLHPRSFAVNQAITTSLAGIPVLLWRTGEESWRIMPRASFTEHTVHWMIDAMLEFASDPVD, encoded by the coding sequence ATGGCTAGCAACACCTTGATTGAAGCCCGCCGTTCGCCCGCCGCGCACCTGCAGCAGCTGATGGCCGAGGCCAGTGTCGCCGGGGGATTGAACCTGGGCGAAGTCGCCTTCACCACCCAGGTTTCGGTGCGCTGCGCGCCAGGCAGCGCCGGCTACGGCGCGCTGGCCGAGGCCACCGGCGTGGGCCTGCCGGAAAAGGCGGGCCAGGTCGCCGGCGAAGCAGGCGGCGTGGGGGTGCTGTGGCTGGGCCCGGATGAGTTCCTGGTGACCGCGCCGGAAGATGCCGCCCTGGCCTCCAGGCTGGAGGCGGCCCTGGGCCAGGAGCCGGGGCAGGTCGTTGACCTCTCGGCCAACCGCAGCGTGCTCGAGCTCTGCGGGGCCAACGCCCCGCTGGTGCTGCGCAAGAGCTGCCCGGCAGACCTGCACCCGCGCAGCTTCGCGGTGAACCAGGCGATCACCACCTCGCTGGCCGGCATTCCGGTGCTGCTGTGGCGCACCGGCGAGGAAAGCTGGCGGATCATGCCGCGCGCCTCCTTCACCGAGCACACCGTGCACTGGATGATCGACGCGATGCTGGAGTTCGCCTCCGACCCGGTGGACTAG
- a CDS encoding sarcosine oxidase subunit alpha family protein, translating into MSKPQRLPVELRSRARIDSDQPLALSIDGQQLSAFRGDTVASAMLANQIRQCGPSLYLKRPRGILAAGVEEPNALITVAARHEGEVNESMLPATTVSVAEGTSASLLSGLGVLDPGTDSVYYDHVHVHTDVLVVGAGPAGLAAAREASRSGARVMLLDERPEAGGTLLDTAGEQIDGVDSTAWIESVVGELAQAGETTHLQRTTVFGSYDANYLVAVQRRTGHHDGPAAPGVSRERIWHIRAGQVVLATGAHERPVVFENNDRPGIMLAGAVRSYLNRYGVRAGQKIAVFTTNDSAYELVGELAASGSVVAVIDARQSISAVAAQAVADGVQVISGSAVVDTEANESGELSAIFVAELDEQRELGEVSRIEADVLAVAGGFNPVVHLHSQRQGKLNWDTAIHAFVPADAVANQHLAGALTGRLDTASALSTGAATGAAAATAAGYSTIARTPEALPVPAGETSPVWLVPSRFGDDAANYKFHFVDLQRDQTVADVLRATGAGMQSVEHIKRYTSISTANDQGKTSGVAAIGVIAAVLGIENPAQVGTTTFRAPYTPVAFAALAGRNRGDQLDPARITAMHSWHLSHGAQFEDVGQWKRAWYYPQAGEDMETAVYREAKAVRDSVGMLDATTLGKIEIRGADAAEFLNRIYTNGYTKLKVGMGRYGVMCKADGMIFDDGVTLRLAEDRFLMHTTTGNAATVLDWLEEWLQTEWPELDVTCTSVTEQLATVAVVGPRSREVIAKVASSVDVSNEAFKFMAFQDVVLDSGIEARISRISFSGELAFEIAIPAWHGLKVWEDVFAAGQEFNITPYGTETMHVLRAEKGFIIVGQDTDGTVTPQDAGMDWVVSKVKDFVGSRSYSRVDNQREDRKHLVSVLPVDKTLHLPEGAALVSVEELGAEGITPMEGWVTSSYNSPALGRTFGLALIKNGRNRIGETLRTPINGQLAEVTIAETVLFDPEGSRRDG; encoded by the coding sequence ATGAGCAAGCCGCAGCGACTACCTGTTGAACTGCGCTCACGCGCCCGGATCGACAGCGATCAGCCTCTGGCCCTGAGCATCGACGGGCAGCAGCTTTCCGCTTTCCGCGGAGACACCGTCGCCAGCGCCATGCTGGCCAACCAGATCCGCCAGTGCGGCCCCTCGCTCTACCTCAAGCGCCCGCGCGGGATCCTTGCCGCCGGCGTGGAAGAGCCCAACGCGCTGATCACCGTGGCCGCCCGCCACGAGGGCGAGGTCAACGAGTCCATGCTGCCTGCCACCACCGTCTCGGTGGCCGAGGGCACTTCGGCCAGCCTGCTCTCCGGGCTGGGCGTGCTGGATCCAGGCACCGACTCGGTGTACTACGACCACGTGCATGTGCACACCGATGTCCTGGTCGTTGGCGCAGGCCCGGCCGGCTTGGCCGCGGCCCGCGAAGCCTCGCGCTCCGGCGCCCGGGTGATGCTGCTCGATGAGCGGCCCGAGGCCGGCGGCACCCTGCTGGATACCGCCGGCGAGCAGATCGACGGCGTGGATTCCACCGCCTGGATCGAATCGGTGGTCGGAGAACTGGCACAGGCCGGGGAAACCACCCACCTGCAGCGCACCACGGTCTTCGGCTCCTACGATGCCAACTACCTGGTCGCCGTCCAGCGCCGCACCGGGCACCACGACGGCCCTGCGGCCCCGGGCGTCTCCCGCGAACGCATCTGGCACATCCGTGCCGGCCAGGTGGTGCTGGCTACCGGCGCCCACGAGCGTCCGGTGGTCTTCGAGAACAACGACCGCCCGGGCATCATGCTCGCCGGGGCCGTGCGCAGCTACCTGAACCGCTACGGCGTGCGCGCCGGGCAGAAGATCGCCGTATTCACCACCAATGACTCGGCCTACGAGCTGGTCGGCGAACTGGCTGCCTCCGGTTCGGTGGTCGCGGTGATCGATGCGCGCCAAAGCATTTCCGCCGTGGCCGCCCAGGCCGTGGCCGACGGCGTCCAGGTGATCTCCGGATCCGCCGTGGTGGACACCGAAGCCAACGAGTCCGGGGAGCTTTCAGCGATTTTCGTGGCCGAGCTGGACGAGCAGCGCGAGCTGGGCGAAGTGTCCCGGATCGAGGCCGACGTGCTGGCCGTGGCCGGCGGCTTCAACCCGGTGGTGCACCTGCACTCCCAGCGCCAGGGCAAGCTGAACTGGGACACCGCCATCCACGCCTTCGTGCCCGCTGATGCGGTCGCCAACCAGCACCTGGCCGGCGCGCTGACCGGGCGGCTGGATACCGCCAGCGCCCTGTCCACCGGTGCCGCCACCGGAGCGGCGGCAGCCACCGCCGCCGGCTACAGCACCATCGCCCGCACCCCCGAGGCGCTGCCGGTTCCCGCCGGCGAAACCAGCCCGGTCTGGCTGGTGCCTTCGCGCTTCGGCGATGATGCCGCGAACTACAAGTTCCACTTCGTCGACCTGCAGCGCGACCAGACCGTGGCCGACGTGCTGCGCGCCACCGGGGCCGGCATGCAGTCGGTGGAGCACATCAAGCGGTACACCTCGATCTCCACCGCCAACGACCAGGGCAAGACCTCCGGCGTGGCAGCGATCGGCGTGATCGCCGCGGTGCTGGGCATCGAGAACCCGGCACAGGTGGGCACCACCACCTTCCGCGCTCCCTACACCCCGGTGGCCTTCGCGGCTCTGGCAGGGCGCAACCGCGGGGACCAGCTGGACCCGGCGCGCATCACCGCCATGCACTCCTGGCACCTGTCCCACGGGGCGCAATTCGAGGACGTCGGGCAGTGGAAGCGCGCGTGGTACTACCCGCAGGCCGGGGAGGACATGGAAACCGCGGTCTACCGCGAAGCCAAGGCCGTGCGCGACTCGGTCGGCATGCTCGATGCGACCACGCTGGGCAAGATCGAGATCCGCGGGGCGGATGCGGCCGAGTTCCTGAACCGCATCTACACCAACGGCTACACCAAGCTGAAGGTCGGCATGGGCCGCTACGGCGTGATGTGCAAGGCCGATGGCATGATCTTCGATGACGGCGTGACCCTGCGCCTGGCCGAGGACCGCTTCCTGATGCACACCACCACCGGCAATGCGGCCACCGTGCTGGATTGGCTGGAGGAGTGGCTGCAGACCGAATGGCCCGAGCTCGATGTCACCTGCACCTCGGTGACCGAACAGCTGGCCACCGTGGCCGTGGTGGGACCGCGCTCGCGCGAAGTGATCGCCAAGGTCGCCTCCTCGGTGGACGTGTCCAACGAGGCCTTCAAGTTCATGGCCTTCCAGGACGTGGTGCTGGATTCCGGGATCGAAGCGCGCATCTCGCGCATTTCCTTCTCCGGCGAGCTGGCCTTCGAAATCGCGATCCCGGCCTGGCACGGGCTGAAGGTCTGGGAGGATGTTTTTGCCGCCGGGCAGGAATTCAACATCACCCCGTACGGCACCGAAACCATGCACGTGCTGCGTGCCGAGAAGGGCTTCATCATCGTCGGCCAGGACACCGACGGCACGGTGACCCCGCAGGATGCCGGCATGGACTGGGTCGTCTCCAAGGTCAAGGATTTTGTGGGCTCCCGCTCCTACTCCCGTGTCGACAACCAGCGCGAAGACCGCAAGCACCTGGTCTCGGTCTTGCCGGTGGACAAGACTTTGCATCTGCCAGAGGGCGCCGCGCTGGTGTCGGTGGAAGAACTTGGCGCCGAGGGCATCACCCCGATGGAAGGCTGGGTGACCAGCTCGTACAACTCGCCGGCCCTGGGCCGGACCTTCGGGCTGGCGCTGATCAAGAATGGGCGCAACCGCATTGGTGAAACCCTGCGCACCCCGATCAACGGCCAGCTGGCCGAGGTCACCATCGCAGAAACCGTCCTCTTTGACCCGGAAGGAAGCCGTCGAGATGGCTAG
- a CDS encoding sarcosine oxidase subunit delta, translating into MMLIDCPHCGPRNENEFSYGGEAHVAYPENPAELTDKEWSRYLFYRGNKKGIFAERWVHAGGCRKWFNALRDTVSYEFLAVYGAGEAQPQIDTLQGGTR; encoded by the coding sequence ATGATGCTAATCGACTGCCCGCACTGCGGGCCACGCAACGAAAACGAATTCAGCTACGGCGGCGAAGCCCACGTGGCCTACCCGGAAAATCCGGCGGAACTCACCGACAAGGAATGGTCCCGCTACCTGTTCTACCGGGGCAATAAAAAAGGCATTTTCGCCGAGCGCTGGGTCCACGCCGGCGGCTGCCGCAAGTGGTTCAACGCCCTGCGCGACACCGTCAGCTACGAATTCCTGGCCGTATACGGCGCCGGCGAGGCACAACCGCAGATCGACACACTTCAAGGAGGCACCCGATGA
- a CDS encoding sarcosine oxidase subunit beta family protein: MADLLPEHPEFLWANPDPKKSYDVVIVGGGGHGLATAYFLAKNHGITNVAVLEKGWLAGGNMARNTTIIRSNYLWDESAGIYEKSLKLWEQLPEDLEYDFLFSQRGVMNLAHTLGDVRESVRRVEANKLNGVDAEWLDPSQVKEACPIINTSDNIRYPVMGATWQPRAGIAKHDHVAWAFARKANEMGVDIIQNCEVTGFIKDGEKVTGVKTTRGTINAGKVALAGAGHSSVLAEMAGFELPIQSHPLQALVSELFEPVHPTVVMSNHIHVYVSQAHKGELVMGAGIDSYNGYGQRGAFHVIEEQMAAAVELFPIFARAHVLRTWGGIVDTTLDASPIISKTPIQNLYVNCGWGTGGFKGTPGAGFTLAHTIAHDEAHPLNAPFSLERFETGHLIDEHGAAAVAH; the protein is encoded by the coding sequence GTGGCTGATCTGCTGCCTGAACACCCGGAGTTCCTGTGGGCGAATCCGGACCCCAAGAAGTCCTACGACGTTGTGATCGTCGGCGGTGGCGGCCACGGCCTGGCTACCGCGTACTTCCTCGCGAAAAACCATGGCATCACCAATGTCGCAGTCCTGGAAAAGGGGTGGCTGGCCGGCGGGAACATGGCCCGCAACACCACCATCATCCGCTCGAACTACCTGTGGGATGAATCGGCCGGCATCTACGAGAAGTCGCTGAAGCTCTGGGAGCAGCTGCCCGAGGACCTGGAATACGACTTCCTGTTCTCCCAGCGCGGCGTGATGAACCTGGCCCACACCCTGGGAGATGTGCGCGAATCGGTGCGCCGCGTGGAGGCGAACAAGCTCAACGGCGTGGACGCCGAATGGCTCGACCCCTCCCAGGTCAAGGAAGCCTGCCCGATCATCAACACCAGCGACAACATCCGCTACCCGGTCATGGGCGCCACCTGGCAGCCACGCGCCGGCATCGCCAAGCACGACCATGTGGCCTGGGCCTTCGCCCGCAAGGCCAACGAGATGGGCGTGGACATCATCCAGAACTGCGAAGTCACCGGCTTCATCAAGGACGGCGAGAAGGTCACCGGCGTGAAGACCACGCGCGGGACCATCAACGCCGGCAAGGTCGCATTGGCAGGTGCCGGGCACTCCTCGGTGCTGGCCGAAATGGCCGGATTCGAACTGCCGATCCAGTCCCACCCGCTCCAGGCCCTGGTCTCCGAGCTGTTCGAGCCGGTCCACCCGACGGTGGTCATGTCCAACCACATCCACGTCTACGTCTCCCAGGCCCACAAGGGCGAACTGGTGATGGGCGCCGGGATCGACAGCTACAACGGCTACGGCCAGCGCGGCGCCTTCCACGTGATCGAAGAGCAGATGGCCGCGGCCGTGGAGCTCTTCCCGATCTTTGCCCGGGCGCACGTGCTGCGCACCTGGGGCGGCATCGTGGATACCACCCTGGATGCCTCGCCGATCATCTCCAAGACCCCGATCCAGAACCTGTACGTGAACTGCGGCTGGGGCACCGGCGGGTTCAAGGGCACCCCGGGCGCCGGCTTCACCCTGGCGCACACCATCGCCCACGACGAGGCGCACCCGCTCAATGCCCCGTTCAGCCTGGAGCGCTTCGAAACCGGCCACCTGATCGACGAACACGGCGCCGCAGCCGTCGCACACTAG
- a CDS encoding GntR family transcriptional regulator, giving the protein MSESLSDRAYQILRDRLIMMDIAPGEPINEAQLVQELNIGRTPLREALKRLEVDHLVHSYPRRGTFATRVDITELAAITEVRLALEPLAADRAAALGGGHVRGEIEQTLHTISHLTGEETRRSLMENDLAVHRLIYQAAANHHLEETLIRLDNLATRIWCLTLDRLPSIDAHISEHQALLKAVLDHSPETASTLARDHIASFESSVRAVL; this is encoded by the coding sequence ATGAGCGAATCCCTCTCAGATCGCGCCTACCAGATACTGCGCGATCGCCTGATCATGATGGATATCGCCCCGGGCGAGCCGATCAACGAGGCCCAGCTGGTCCAAGAGCTCAACATCGGCCGCACCCCGCTGCGCGAAGCGCTCAAGCGGCTCGAGGTCGACCACCTGGTCCACTCCTACCCGCGCCGGGGAACCTTCGCCACGCGCGTGGATATCACCGAGCTCGCTGCCATTACCGAAGTGCGCCTCGCCCTCGAGCCTCTTGCGGCCGATCGGGCCGCCGCCCTGGGTGGCGGTCACGTCCGCGGTGAAATCGAGCAGACCCTCCACACCATTTCCCACCTCACCGGCGAGGAGACCCGGCGCAGCCTCATGGAAAACGACCTGGCCGTGCACCGCCTGATCTACCAGGCAGCCGCCAACCACCACCTGGAAGAGACCCTCATCCGTCTCGATAACCTCGCCACACGCATCTGGTGCCTCACCCTCGATCGCCTGCCGAGCATCGACGCGCATATCTCCGAGCACCAGGCACTGCTCAAAGCGGTCCTCGATCACTCCCCTGAAACTGCCAGCACCCTGGCTCGCGACCACATCGCAAGTTTCGAATCTTCGGTCCGCGCAGTGCTCTAG
- a CDS encoding DUF222 domain-containing protein: METDLASLEEHGSKNECATAIADIESTISSLRYHQAALSHQLEIDLVRTNAESNSRSKALKQLSRGAAAAIALARRTDSHGYGTYLESCRILFESTPHLAAAYSRGEFTEDQMRAILTPLRSVKAERRAEFDDLYAKNPKMLENLGNKKISDTVKDFTLAYASDQQCKEQKSAEEQRFIKFTPNAETGMMRVNGNIPITAGLAMKNEMKAKARSLKAKGDPRTRAQIEADYFASFCTHPEAKIPVTFTLGLVMTDKTLFLGDRDPANLEGYGAIAPQYARELVAGQEILNNMTLAEMAATRSPAFVETMEATIELIRLYTAPGDKDLIAMDSKARIFPEKMKKFIKMRDRHCRTPFCDGLIEEIDHVTQAYLGGHTCVTNSDGRCKLCNQAKETPGWQEIVIKHGPHSMLINTGMGTVYRSTAPPATGFAHKPYPQCMSEADWVRSFEEWLNRPPDTGSGPRNGDEKPPDIEDISA; the protein is encoded by the coding sequence TTGGAGACTGATCTGGCATCACTTGAAGAACACGGCAGCAAAAACGAGTGCGCCACCGCCATCGCCGACATCGAATCCACGATCTCGTCCCTGCGCTACCATCAGGCAGCTCTCTCACATCAACTGGAAATTGATCTGGTCCGCACCAACGCCGAGAGCAACTCCCGCAGCAAGGCACTCAAGCAGCTGAGCCGCGGGGCTGCCGCGGCTATTGCCCTTGCCCGGCGTACCGACTCCCATGGCTACGGTACATACTTGGAGAGCTGCCGGATCCTCTTTGAAAGCACTCCTCATCTGGCCGCAGCCTACAGCCGTGGTGAATTCACCGAAGATCAAATGCGAGCCATCCTCACCCCGTTGCGCTCCGTCAAAGCGGAACGTCGCGCTGAATTTGATGACCTGTACGCGAAGAACCCGAAAATGCTTGAGAATCTCGGGAACAAGAAAATCAGTGACACGGTCAAAGACTTCACCCTCGCCTATGCCTCGGATCAGCAGTGCAAGGAACAGAAGAGCGCAGAGGAACAGCGCTTCATCAAGTTCACGCCGAATGCCGAGACAGGGATGATGCGCGTCAACGGGAACATCCCCATCACCGCCGGACTAGCGATGAAAAACGAGATGAAGGCCAAAGCTCGCAGCCTCAAAGCAAAAGGCGATCCCCGCACGAGGGCGCAGATCGAAGCGGACTACTTCGCAAGTTTCTGCACCCACCCGGAAGCAAAAATACCGGTCACTTTCACTCTGGGATTGGTCATGACCGATAAAACCCTGTTCCTCGGCGACCGGGATCCTGCCAACCTTGAAGGTTATGGCGCCATTGCGCCACAGTACGCTCGTGAACTAGTTGCGGGCCAGGAGATCCTGAACAATATGACCCTGGCCGAGATGGCCGCCACCCGGTCCCCCGCCTTTGTCGAGACCATGGAAGCCACCATTGAACTAATCAGGTTATATACGGCTCCAGGGGATAAAGACTTGATCGCGATGGACTCCAAAGCGCGGATCTTCCCTGAGAAAATGAAGAAGTTCATCAAGATGCGCGACCGGCATTGCCGCACGCCATTCTGCGATGGATTAATTGAAGAGATTGATCATGTCACCCAGGCCTATTTAGGTGGGCATACGTGTGTGACTAATTCCGATGGCCGGTGCAAGCTGTGCAATCAGGCAAAAGAAACCCCTGGCTGGCAGGAAATTGTCATCAAGCACGGGCCGCATTCCATGTTGATCAACACCGGAATGGGAACGGTGTATCGATCCACGGCGCCGCCGGCGACGGGGTTTGCGCATAAACCCTATCCGCAGTGCATGAGTGAAGCTGACTGGGTGCGCTCTTTCGAAGAATGGCTCAACCGGCCACCGGACACGGGGAGCGGTCCGCGCAACGGCGATGAAAAACCACCGGATATCGAGGATATTTCCGCCTGA
- a CDS encoding VOC family protein produces MAIGLTPYLRFAGDAREAMEFYNAALGGELSMMTFQEGMNDGNPATADLIMHSSLFLERGIHLMASDSTPEMTVTSNGAVALSSDATDEADNAVLTKWWEALTAGATVEVPLEKAPWGDSFGQLRDKFGVVWMFNISAVQG; encoded by the coding sequence ATGGCCATTGGATTGACCCCATACCTTCGCTTCGCCGGTGATGCCCGCGAAGCCATGGAATTCTACAATGCTGCACTCGGCGGCGAGCTATCGATGATGACCTTCCAGGAAGGCATGAACGACGGCAATCCTGCCACCGCAGACCTGATCATGCACTCATCGCTGTTCCTGGAACGCGGCATCCACCTGATGGCCTCGGACAGCACGCCAGAAATGACCGTCACCAGCAATGGCGCTGTCGCCCTGAGCAGCGATGCCACCGATGAAGCCGACAACGCAGTTCTAACCAAGTGGTGGGAAGCGCTGACGGCCGGCGCAACCGTCGAGGTGCCGTTGGAGAAGGCGCCGTGGGGCGACTCCTTCGGCCAGCTTCGCGACAAGTTCGGCGTAGTGTGGATGTTCAACATCTCCGCCGTACAGGGCTAG